A window from Leclercia sp. AS011 encodes these proteins:
- a CDS encoding DUF1481 domain-containing protein: protein MNSFIEGAVSPLLSVWRPAMALAGILLLSACSHDSSLPPFTASGYADDQGAVRIWRKDTDDEVHLLSAFSPWHSGSTTTSEYRWQGDTLAYIDVNIYSKVPEHVRVRFDDHGELSFMQREIGGLKQQLSTDQIDLYRYRADQIRQTSDALRQGRVVLHQGRWHTNGTVTTCEGQTLKPDLDSWATEHIGRRQSHSSMEVSVAWLEAPEGSQLLLVANEDFCTWQPTEKSF, encoded by the coding sequence GTGAACAGTTTTATCGAGGGGGCGGTTTCGCCCCTTTTGTCTGTCTGGCGCCCGGCAATGGCGCTGGCTGGCATCCTGTTGTTATCCGCCTGCAGCCATGACTCCTCTCTGCCGCCGTTTACCGCCAGCGGTTACGCTGACGATCAGGGCGCGGTCCGTATCTGGCGAAAAGACACGGACGATGAAGTCCATCTGCTCTCCGCCTTCAGTCCCTGGCACAGCGGCAGTACCACCACCAGTGAGTATCGCTGGCAGGGTGATACGCTGGCCTATATCGATGTGAACATCTACAGCAAGGTGCCCGAGCACGTGCGGGTGCGTTTTGACGACCACGGTGAGCTGAGCTTTATGCAGCGCGAAATCGGCGGTCTGAAGCAGCAACTCTCTACCGATCAAATCGACCTCTACCGCTATCGTGCCGACCAGATTCGTCAGACCAGCGACGCGCTGCGACAAGGGCGGGTAGTGCTGCATCAGGGGCGCTGGCATACCAACGGCACCGTGACCACCTGTGAAGGCCAGACCCTGAAGCCGGATCTTGATAGCTGGGCGACGGAACATATTGGACGACGTCAGAGCCATTCATCCATGGAAGTGAGCGTGGCATGGCTGGAAGCGCCGGAAGGGTCACAGCTGCTGCTGGTGGCTAACGAAGACTTCTGTACCTGGCAGCCGACCGAGAAGAGTTTCTGA